In Sedimenticola thiotaurini, the following proteins share a genomic window:
- a CDS encoding NAD(P)-binding domain-containing protein, with product MLKLAYVGGLGMMAGPAATHLGQDGPARVLRVHDRGSKGGLRDRYRADWQAHGAALVPTLPQLVGDGDLDGVVVCAGKNGDDVAIISELTSRLSAVAGQRPFILHLSTVSPDFAEAATTFCTARRVDYVNYPLTGGPLGAQLGGADPKGMLILASGDEALYQRLLPLLQRLGHPRYFGTAPGAGAITKLVGHHMVFNGLNGIATAAAIHADCFNQGQLGGDGQYDYLGFLNGGAGGTRQWDVALGKGIASDSWDQGFSIHHAVVDAIYAARLAVAAGLPRISIQAMTNTAFSFSYLLNRYPGQSLATHAVAREMIRAGSAGLDRFMTEQGAFGADADGVIAACVDSLPDTIRDSALLEVSVDHFESCLP from the coding sequence ATGTTGAAACTCGCTTATGTCGGTGGATTGGGAATGATGGCCGGACCGGCCGCCACACATCTGGGCCAGGATGGGCCGGCCCGGGTACTTCGGGTGCATGATCGTGGCAGCAAGGGTGGTCTGCGTGACCGGTACCGGGCAGACTGGCAGGCCCATGGCGCTGCTCTGGTGCCGACCCTGCCACAACTGGTGGGCGATGGGGATCTGGATGGCGTGGTGGTCTGTGCCGGTAAGAATGGCGATGACGTGGCGATCATCAGTGAGTTGACCAGCCGGCTGAGCGCCGTCGCCGGCCAGCGTCCGTTTATCCTGCATCTCTCCACCGTCAGCCCCGACTTTGCCGAGGCCGCCACCACCTTCTGTACTGCGCGGCGGGTGGACTATGTCAACTATCCCCTCACCGGGGGGCCCCTGGGGGCGCAACTGGGCGGGGCGGATCCCAAGGGGATGCTGATCCTGGCCAGCGGTGACGAGGCACTCTATCAGCGACTGCTGCCCCTGTTACAGAGACTGGGGCATCCCCGTTACTTTGGTACGGCGCCCGGCGCCGGTGCCATTACCAAGCTGGTGGGGCATCACATGGTGTTCAATGGCCTGAACGGTATTGCCACCGCTGCGGCCATCCATGCCGACTGTTTCAACCAGGGCCAACTGGGCGGAGACGGGCAGTACGACTACCTGGGTTTTCTCAATGGTGGCGCCGGTGGTACCCGGCAGTGGGACGTGGCCCTGGGCAAGGGTATCGCCAGTGACAGCTGGGATCAGGGCTTCAGTATCCACCATGCAGTGGTGGACGCGATCTATGCCGCCCGTCTGGCGGTAGCCGCCGGCTTGCCCCGCATCTCCATCCAGGCCATGACCAATACCGCCTTCAGCTTCTCCTATCTGCTGAACCGCTATCCCGGCCAGAGCCTGGCCACCCACGCGGTGGCACGGGAGATGATCCGCGCCGGCAGTGCCGGTCTGGACCGGTTCATGACGGAACAGGGTGCATTTGGTGCCGATGCGGATGGGGTTATCGCCGCCTGCGTGGACTCTCTGCCTGACACCATCCGGGACTCCGCCCTGCTGGAGGTGTCGGTGGATCACTTCGAGTCCTGCCTGCCATGA
- a CDS encoding DMT family transporter yields the protein MSSTHWLERPALLLTLTTLFWGGNAVVGKLALNYMSGIELSFWRWVLAFLILLPFAWRACLRDMGYYRRHFRLLLLLALLSVSLYNSLQYVALHFTSAINVGVVSATMPLEVFLLTWLFGHERATWLQKLGMLLALVGVCWVVSRGDLQLLASLQLNPGDLLMLIAVTGFAIYSVLMKKLPAELDRLGLLLLLILLGICGILPFYLWDIQGRETFSLSMDTALILGYVGIFPSLLSYYFWNKAVLLGGANQAALFTNLISVFASLLAVIFLGEHFQSYHVVGMTTIFTAILLATYVSRWYSRGGKG from the coding sequence GTGAGTTCAACCCATTGGCTGGAGCGCCCGGCCCTGCTGCTGACCCTGACCACCCTGTTCTGGGGTGGTAACGCGGTGGTGGGTAAGCTGGCTCTCAATTACATGTCGGGTATCGAACTGTCGTTCTGGCGCTGGGTGTTGGCGTTTCTGATCCTGCTGCCATTTGCCTGGCGTGCCTGCCTGCGGGACATGGGTTACTACCGCCGGCACTTCCGCTTGCTGCTGCTGCTGGCCCTGCTCAGTGTGTCCCTCTACAACTCCCTGCAGTATGTGGCGCTGCACTTCACCAGCGCCATCAACGTGGGGGTGGTCAGTGCCACTATGCCGCTGGAAGTGTTCCTGCTCACCTGGCTGTTTGGTCATGAGCGGGCCACCTGGTTGCAGAAACTGGGTATGCTGCTGGCCCTGGTGGGGGTCTGCTGGGTGGTCTCCCGGGGGGATCTGCAACTGCTGGCCAGTCTGCAGCTGAATCCCGGCGATCTGCTGATGCTGATCGCGGTGACCGGTTTCGCAATCTATTCCGTGTTGATGAAAAAGCTGCCTGCGGAGCTGGACCGGCTGGGCCTGCTGCTGTTGCTGATCCTGCTCGGTATTTGCGGCATTCTGCCGTTCTATCTCTGGGATATCCAGGGTCGTGAAACCTTCAGCCTGAGTATGGATACGGCGCTGATTCTGGGTTACGTGGGCATCTTTCCTTCGCTGCTCTCCTACTACTTCTGGAACAAGGCGGTACTGCTGGGTGGTGCCAACCAGGCGGCCCTGTTCACCAACCTGATCTCGGTGTTCGCCAGCCTGCTGGCAGTGATTTTTCTGGGCGAGCATTTCCAGTCCTATCACGTGGTCGGTATGACCACCATCTTCACGGCTATTCTGCTGGCTACCTATGTCTCCCGGTGGTATTCCCGGGGAGGGAAGGGGTAA